A single window of Magnetococcus marinus MC-1 DNA harbors:
- a CDS encoding response regulator, producing the protein MEKNILLIEDDLITQTLLKDMLEDYGFFVFTASDGNEGTKMMEHNHFDLVLTDIIMPEKEGLQLIRETKWRWPHLKVIAMSTGGSFSGGPDYLQTAKDFGAVASIVKPIDSDNLLKTIRSVLDSEIQQEAY; encoded by the coding sequence GGATGACCTCATCACCCAAACGCTCCTCAAAGACATGCTTGAAGATTATGGTTTCTTCGTTTTCACCGCCTCCGATGGAAATGAAGGCACGAAAATGATGGAGCACAATCATTTTGATCTTGTACTTACAGACATCATCATGCCTGAAAAGGAAGGTCTTCAACTCATTCGAGAGACCAAGTGGCGATGGCCTCACCTTAAGGTCATTGCCATGTCAACAGGAGGCTCATTTTCAGGTGGTCCCGACTATCTGCAAACAGCCAAGGATTTTGGTGCTGTAGCTTCTATTGTAAAGCCTATTGATTCGGACAACTTGCTCAAAACCATACGATCCGTCTTAGACTCTGAAATTCAACAGGAAGCCTACTGA